Within Pseudomonas alloputida, the genomic segment CCGTATTGATGACCTGCTTTACGCGAAGCGTTTACAGCGCGAGATTGATGGCAGCATCCTAGTCATCAGCGCGAATCCAGCTTATCGCGTCATCACCGTTCCACAGAGCCAACTCAGCTCGCTTCAGGTTATCGGCCGGGTGGTCTGGGCAGGGGGCTGGATGATCTAAAGCGGAGTGTTGGTTTCTTTTCCAAGGCAATCGATCACCACTTCAAAAGTGCCTGAAAGCCTTATAGATCAAGGCTTGTAGGGGAAACGAAACGTACCTTTGTAGAGTTTCGTTTTCTCTTGAGGCGAAACGAACCCGCTACGGATGGTGCCTCCTAGGAAGATCGGGCCTTGGAGCTTTACCGCCCCTCCCAGGCTGGTGCCAAAGACCGCGCTCGAAATCGCCAGAGCTCAGCGATTTGTCTATTTTCTGATCATTTTCATTTAGCGGCTATTTGGCCCCGTTTTGGCCTCGCTTCTTTTCTTCTCGCCCAATGAATCCAGGCTTTTCCGCTTTCTTCCCGCTTCTTCCCGCCTGTTTTCTCTTAGTGCCAAACAGAACACCTCCTCACACAGCGAAGCTTGTGAGCCACGCCGGACTGCCCCCTAAATTTGATAAGCCTTCGCGGTCGCCTGTAGGAGCGGGTTTACCCGCGAAACGGGCGAAGACACTCTCTGACGGAATAACCACCCCTGCATTTATGGAAAGTTTCGTCATCTCCACAGGCTGTTGCTGCTATCCACCTATCCAGTTTGCATCCTGTGTGCAGGCATCTACAGTTTCGACGTACAACGCTGCGGAGAGACCAGATGCGTGGCGATGACAACAGCTGCGCGAACACTGCCAAAAGCCCGCCGAAGATGCCCCGCAGTATCTGGGCGCTGGGCTTCGTGTCGATGTTGATGGACATTTCCTCGGAGATGATCCACGCCCTACTGCCCCTGTACATGGTCAGTGTGCTCGGCGCTTCGGTGATAGCGGTGGGGCTTGTCGAAGGAATCGCCGAGTCGACCGCATCGTTCACCAAGGTGTTCTCTGGTGCCCTCAGCGACCGACTGGGTAAACGCAAGCTGCTGACAGTCCTCGGCTACGGCCTCAGTGCGCTGATGAAGCCGGTATTTCCCATGGCTTCCGGACTTGAGTGGCTGACTGCGGCACGCTTCGTCGACCGCGTCGGCAAGGGTATTCGGGGGGGCCCACGCGATGCGCTGGTGGCCGATGTTACGCCGGTCGAGCTGCGCGGCGCGGCGTTCGGCCTGCGTCAGGCGCTCGATACCGTAGGCGCTATCCTCGGGCCATTGCTGGCGATCGTATTGATGTGGTTGACAGCGAGCCATTTCCAGACCGTGTTCTGGGTAGCTGTTATCCCGGCGTTCGTGGCGGTGTATATCCTGATTGCCTTCGTTCACGAACCTGCGGCCCCAGCGATGGGGCATCCGGTGCGCTCACCGTTGGCACTGCACGAGCTGCGGCGCCTCGGGCCGGTCTATTGGCGCCTGATCGGTCTGGCCACGTTGTTCACCCTCGCCCGTTTCAGCGAGGCGTTCTTGCTGCTGCGGGCTCAGAACATAGGCCTGACACCGCTGTGGGCGCCGGCGGTACTGGTATTGATGGCGATGGCCTACTCACTGTCGGCCTACCCTGCCGGCGTGTTGTCGGACCGAGTGGGGCGCCGTGACGTGCTGATGGGCGGGCTAGGCCTGCTGATCACTGCCGACCTGCTGCTGGCCCTTTTGCCAGGATGGGTCGGGCTTGCCTTTGGGGTAACGGCCTGGGGCCTGCACCTGGGCTTCAGCCAGGGCATCTTCTCTGCCATGATCGCCGACAGCGCCCCCGCCAACTTGCGCGGTACCGCCTTCGGCCTGTTCAACCTGCTGACCGGTGCGGCGCTGCTGATAGCCAGCGTGGTAGCCGGATTGCTGTGGGAGCGTGCAGGGTTCCAGGCCACCTTCCTGGTGGGTGCGGGTTTTGCCGTCACCACCCTTGCAGGACTGACGCTGCTGCGCTGAACCTGGCTAACCTGGCGGTTCGCGACTGCCGCGTATGCAGGTTGAACAGTTCCATCCTGTAACCCGGACGCCCCCGCCGCAGAGGCCGAACGTCTGGACAGGGAGCGCCGCCTGCCGGTGAAGGCGTTCGAGTAAGGATGTCGGCAATGCACGCAGTGAAGGGGCCAAGCTAATCGCGATGCCGGATGGCGATCTCACCCCCAAGCCGAACTAGGCCAGCACAGCCTCCTGCTCCAGTAACGACCAACCGCCATGCCCATCCACCTCAAGCCGGTGGGTGTGGAACGCTGCCAGTGTGCTGCGGTGGCCGACACTGACCAGCAATGCACTCGGCATCTCCGAACGCAACAACGCATACAGGGCATGCTCGAGCCCTTCATCCATTGCCGAGGTGGACTCGTCGAGGAACACCACCTGTGGCCGGTTGAACAGCACCCGGGCGAACGCCAGGCGCTGCTGCTCGCCCACCGAGAGGATGTGTGACCAGTCACAGCTGACGTCCAGACGCTCGGCGAGATGGGCCAGGTTGACCTGGCGCAACGCCTGCTGCATGAGCAGTTCATCCTTGGGGTTGCTGGCTGCCGGGTAGGCAATGACGGTACGCAAGTCACCTAGCGGCAGGTACGGGCGTTGCGACAGGAACAGTGCCTGATGGCCCGTTGGCCGCCTGACCTTGCCTTCGGCATACGGCCAAAGGCCCGCCAGGGCACGCAGCAGCGTGGTTTTACCACTGCCCGATGGCCCTTTGATCAACAACGCCTGGCCGGCATGCAGGCTCAGGTCCAGGTCGGCGATAAGGGCATGTCCGTCCGGGCGCAGCACCTGCAATCCCGTGATCTGCAGCGCATGCGCCTGGTCTTCGGTGGTGACGCGCGGCAACGCACTTGCCTGCTGGTTGGCATCGAGAAAGCCGGTGAGACGGTCAAGGGTCGCGCGGTACTGCGCGAACGCATCGTACGACTCACGGAAGAACGACAGAGAATCCTGCACCTGCCCAAAGGCCTGGGAAGTTTGCATGACGTCGCCCAGCTTGATCGCCCCACTGAAGAAGCGCGGCGCCTGAAGAATGAACGGAAACACAACAGCAACCTGACTGACACCCAAGTTGAAGCCACTGAACTTCAGGTTCCGGTACACCAATGCCCAGACATTCACGATCAAGGCAGCAAAACGGCCGAGCAACGTGCCCCGCTCGACTTGCGCACCTTGGTAGAAGGCGATGTTCTCAGCGTTCTCACGCAGGCGCATCAACGCGTAACGGAAGTTGGCGGTGAGTTTCTCGTTGAGGAAGTTAAGCCGGATCAGTGGGCGCCCGAGGCGGAAGGCGACCCAGGTGGCGATGATGACATACAGGTAAACGGCAAATACCATCGCCCGAGGGATCTCCACGCCGGCCACCGTCAACGGTGCTGACAGCCCCCAGAGGATGCCGGTGAACGCCACCAGTGAAACCAGCGCACTGACTGCGCCCAGGGCAAGGCTGACTGAGTTGGTGACGAAAGCGTTAACGTCCAGTTCGATACGCTGGTCAGGGTTGTCCACTGGCTCGGCAAGGAACTGGCCACGGTAATAGGCATCGCCCTGCATCCAGTCGTGGGTCAGGCGCTCGGTCAGCCAGACCCGCCACTTGATACTGAATGCCTGGCTGACATAGAAGGTGAACAGCGAGCGCAGCACATGGATGGTGGCCAGTACCGCGAAGACGCCGAGCAGGTACCAGAACGCCGCCTGGTCAAGGCCCTGCAAGGCGCTGTAGAAGCCGTTGTACCAAAACGAAAACAGCACGTTCAGGCGAACCGAAAACAGCGTCAGGACCAGCAGCAGGGCAAACACCAGCAACGGCCGCCAACTGCGCCTGAAACTGAAATAGGGCCCGGCAAGCTGCCAGAACTGGCTGCCCCAGCGTGTAAAACGCACGGCCAGAGTTGCGGCTGCAGTGAAGCTGACAAGGGTGATGAACGAGGCGATTGCCAGCCAGCTTAGGCTCTCTTGCAGGGCCTGATGCCAGTTCATTTCCATGGTAAGTATCCGTGCTGAGTATTTCCGCGAGCGTAGCATTACGCTGTCATTCGTCAGGTATAAATGACGCACATTTCATGATTTGTAGGAGCGGGTTTACCCGCGAACACCGGCAACGCCGGTGCCATCTCCGCTCCCGCAGTGATTCGAGCAGTTCCAGTTTTTTTGCCCACCAAAGACAAAACCCCTACCTGCATGCGCAGATAGGGGTTTTGCGAAATGAATCTTGACGATGACCTACTCTCACATGGGGAAACCCCACACTACCATCGGCGATGCATCGTTTCACTACTGAGTTCGGGATGGGATCAGGTGGTTCCAATGCTCTATGGTCGTCAAGAAATTCTGTTGCCAGAATGTCCAGATGGACAGCCCAGCGAATTCGGATATGCGATATTTGCGAAGCTCTTGTGTAAAGCACGAATTTTCGGGTCTTTCGTCTTCACCACCACAATCTGCGTAGCAGATTGCTTGGGTGTTATATGGTCAAGCCTCACGGGCAATTAGTATTGGTTAGCTCAACGCCTCACAGCGCTTACACACCCAACCTATCAACGTCGTAGTCTTCGACGGCCCTTTAGGGGATTCAAGATCCCAGTGAGATCTCATCTTGAGGCAAGTTTCCCGCTTAGATGCTTTCAGCGGTTATCTCTTCCGAACATAGCTACCCGGCAATGCCACTGGCGTGACAACCGGAACACCAGAGGTTCGTCCACTCCGGTCCTCTCGTACTAGGAGCAGCCCCTCTCAAATCTCAAACGTCCACGGCAGATAGGGACCGAACTGTCTCACGACGTTCTAAACCCAGCTCGCGTACCACTTTAAATGGCGAACAGCCATACCCTTGGGACCGGCTTCAGCCCCAGGATGTGATGAGCCGACATCGAGGTGCCAAACACCGCCGTCGATATGAACTCTTGGGCGGTATCAGCCTGTTATCCCCGGAGTACCTTTTATCCGTTGAGCGATGGCCCTTCCATACAGAACCACCGGATCACTAAGACCTACTTTCGTACCTGCTCGACGTGTTTGTCTCGCAGTCAAGCGCGCTTTTGCCTTTATACTCTACGACCGATTTCCGACCGGTCTGAGCGCACCTTCGTACTCCTCCGTTACTCTTTGGGAGGAGACCGCCCCAGTCAAACTACCCACCATACACTGTCCTCGATCCGGATAACGGACCTGAGTTAGAACCTCAAAGTTGCCAGGGTGGTATTTCAAGGATGGCTCCATGAGAACTGGCGTCCCCACTTCAAAGCCTCCCACCTATCCTACACAAGCAAATTCAAAGTCCAGTGCAAAGCTATAGTAAAGGTTCACGGGGTCTTTCCGTCTAGCCGCGGATACACTGCATCTTCACAGCGATTTCAATTTCACTGAGTCTCGGGTGGAGACAGCGCCGCCATCGTTACGCCATTCGTGCAGGTCGGAACTTACCCGACAAGGAATTTCGCTACCTTAGGACCGTTATAGTTACGGCCGCCGTTTACCGGGGCTTCGATCAAGAGCTTCGCTTGCGCTAACCCCATCAATTAACCTTCCGGCACCGGGCAGGCGTCACACCCTATACGTCCACTTTCGTGTTTGCAGAGTGCTGTGTTTTTAATAAACAGTCGCAGCGGCCTGGTATCTTCGACCGGCATGGGCTTACGGAGCAAGTCCTTCACCCTCGCCGGCGCACCTTCTCCCGAAGTTACGGTGCCATTTTGCCTAGTTCCTTCACCCGAGTTCTCTCAAGCGCCTTGGTATTCTCTACCTAACCACCTGTGTCGGTTTGGGGTACGGTTCCCAGTTATCTGAAGCTTAGGAGCTTTTCTTGGAAGCATGGTATCAACCACTTCGTCGCCTGAAGGCAACTCGTCATCAGCTCTCGGCCTTGAAATCCCGGATTTGCCTAAGATTTCAGCCTACCACCTTAAACCTGGACAACCAACGCCAGGCTGGCCTAACCTTCTCCGTCCCTCCATCGCAATAACTGGAAGTACAGGAATATTAACCTGTTTTCCATCGACTACGCTTTTCAGCCTCGCCTTAGGGACCGACTAACCCTGCGTCGATTAACGTTGCGCAGGAAACCTTGGTCTTTCGGCGTGCGAGTTTTTCACTCGCATTGTCGTTACTCATGTCAGCATTCGCACTTCTGATACCTCCAGCAAGCTTCTCAACTCACCTTCACAGGCTTACAGAACGCTCCTCTACCGCATCATCATAAGATGATACCCGTAGCTTCGGTGCATGGTTTGAGCCCCGTTACATCTTCCGCGCAGGCCGACTCGACTAGTGAGCTATTACGCTTTCTTTAAAGGGTGGCTGCTTCTAAGCCAACCTCCTAGCTGTCTAAGCCTTCCCACATCGTTTCCCACTTAACCATGACTTTGGGACCTTAGCTGACGGTCTGGGTTGTTTCCCTTTTCACGACGGACGTTAGCACCCGCCGTGTGTCTCCCATGCTCGGCACTTGTAGGTATTCGGAGTTTGCATCGGTTTGGTAAGTCGGGATGACCCCCTAGCCGAAACAGTGCTCTACCCCCTACAGTGATACATGAGGCGCTACCTAAATAGCTTTCGAGGAGAACCAGCTATCTCCGAGCTTGATTAGCCTTTCACTCCGATCCACAGGTCATCCGCTAACTTTTCAACGGTAGTCGGTTCGGTCCTCCAGTCAGTGTTACCTAACCTTCAACCTGCCCATGGATAGATCGCCCGGTTTCGGGTCTATACCCAGCGACTAAACGCCCTATTAAGACTCGCTTTCGCTACGCCTCCCCTATTCGGTTAAGCTCGCCACTGAATATAAGTCGCTGACCCATTATACAAAAGGTACGCAGTCACCTAACAAAGTAGGCTCCCACTGCTTGTACGCATACGGTTTCAGGTTCTATTTCACTCCCCTCTCCGGGGTTCTTTTCGCCTTTCCCTCACGGTACTGGTTCACTATCGGTCAGTCAGTAGTATTTAGCCTTGGAGGATGGTCCCCCCATATTCAGACAAAGTTTCTCGTGCTCCGTCCTACTCGATTTCATTGACAAGAGATTTTCGTGTACGGGGCTATCACCCACTATGGCCGCACTTTCCAGAGCGTTCCACTAATCTCAAATCAACTTAAGGGCTGGTCCCCGTTCGCTCGCCACTACTAAGGGAATCTCGGTTGATTTCTTTTCCTCAGGGTACTTAGATGTTTCAGTTCCCCTGGTTCGCCTCTTGCACCTATGTATTCAGTACAAGATAACCAGCTTATGCTGGCTGGGTTCCCCCATTCAGAGATCTCTGGATCACAGTCTGTTTGCCGACTCCCCAAAGCTTATCGCAGGCTACCACGTCTTTCATCGCCTCTGACTGCCAAGGCATCCACCGTATGCGCTTCTTCACTTGACCATATAACCCCAAGCAATCTGGTTATACTGTGAAGACGACATTCGCCGAAAATTCGTACGTTGCTCTTTCGAGCAGAACTCACAAATTTTACCTTAGCCTGATCCACCAGCAGTGAAACTGGTGTTCAGTCTATATCTATCACATATCCGAATTTTTAAAGAACGATCTGACAAAAGTCAGAAATCAACATTCGAACTGAATGTTCATTTCTAAGTTCTGACAAGTGACTGCGTACGGCGAAAGTGGTGGAGCCAAGCGGGATCGAACCGCTGACCTCCTGCGTGCAAGGCAGGCGCTCTCCCAGCTGAGCTATGGCCCCGTATTCTACGGCTGAACCATGTAATGGTAGGTCTGGGCAGATTTGAACTGCCGACCTCACCCTTATCAGGGGTGCGCTCTAACCAACTGAGCTACAGACCTATAACAGGGTCGCGTTACAGCATCGTCTTTTACAATGAATCAAGCAATTCGTGTGGGAGCTCATCAGCAGGCTGATGTCGTCGATTAAGGAGGTGATCCAGCCGCAGGTTCCCCTACGGCTACCTTGTTACGACTTCACCCCAGTCATGAATCACACCGTGGTAACCGTCCCCCCGAAGGTTAGACTAGCTACTTCTGGTGCAACCCACTCCCATGGTGTGACGGGCGGTGTGTACAAGGCCCGGGAACGTATTCACCGCGACATTCTGATTCGCGATTACTAGCGATTCCGACTTCACGCAGTCGAGTTGCAGACTGCGATCCGGACTACGATCGGTTTTGTGAGATTAGCTCCACCTCGCGGCTTGGCAACCCTCTGTACCGACCATTGTAGCACGTGTGTAGCCCAGGCCGTAAGGGCCATGATGACTTGACGTCATCCCCACCTTCCTCCGGTTTGTCACCGGCAGTCTCCTTAGAGTGCCCACCATAACGTGCTGGTAACTAAGGACAAGGGTTGCGCTCGTTACGGGACTTAACCCAACATCTCACGACACGAGCTGACGACAGCCATGCAGCACCTGTGTCAGAGTTCCCGAAGGCACCAATCCATCTCTGGAAAGTTCTCTGCATGTCAAGGCCTGGTAAGGTTCTTCGCGTTGCTTCGAATTAAACCACATGCTCCACCGCTTGTGCGGGCCCCCGTCAATTCATTTGAGTTTTAACCTTGCGGCCGTACTCCCCAGGCGGTCAACTTAATGCGTTAGCTGCGCCACTAAAATCTCAAGGATTCCAACGGCTAGTTGACATCGTTTACGGCGTGGACTACCAGGGTATCTAATCCTGTTTGCTCCCCACGCTTTCGCACCTCAGTGTCAGTATCAGTCCAGGTGGTCGCCTTCGCCACTGGTGTTCCTTCCTATATCTACGCATTTCACCGCTACACAGGAAATTCCACCACCCTCTACCGTACTCTAGCTTGCCAGTTTTGGATGCAGTTCCCAGGTTGAGCCCGGGGCTTTCACATCCAACTTAACAAACCACCTACGCGCGCTTTACGCCCAGTAATTCCGATTAACGCTTGCACCCTCTGTATTACCGCGGCTGCTGGCACAGAGTTAGCCGGTGCTTATTCTGTCGGTAACGTCAAAACAGCAAGGTATTAACTTACTGCCCTTCCTCCCAACTTAAAGTGCTTTACAATCCGAAGACCTTCTTCACACACGCGGCATGGCTGGATCAGGCTTTCGCCCATTGTCCAATATTCCCCACTGCTGCCTCCCGTAGGAGTCTGGACCGTGTCTCAGTTCCAGTGTGACTGATCATCCTCTCAGACCAGTTACGGATCGTCGCCTTGGTGAGCCATTACCCCACCAACTAGCTAATCCGACCTAGGCTCATCTGATAGCGCAAGGCCCGAAGGTCCCCTGCTTTCTCCCGTAGGACGTATGCGGTATTAGCGTTCCTTTCGAAACGTTGTCCCCCACTACCAGGCAGATTCCTAGGCATTACTCACCCGTCCGCCGCTGAATCAAGGAGCAAGCTCCCGTCATCCGCTCGACTTGCATGTGTTAGGCCTGCCGCCAGCGTTCAATCTGAGCCATGATCAAACTCTTCAGTTCAATACTGCTTGGGTTTTTAAGAAACCCTAAACTTGGCTCAGCAATCTCAAATGACTATGTGATTTCTCGCATGGTCACTTGTGATGCTGATAATCTTTTTGACTATCAGTCCGTACTCACAAGCACCCACACGAATTGCTTGATTCGATTTGTTAAAGAGCGTTTGGTTAAGAGCTTTTCGTCTCAACCGAGGCGCGCATTCTACGCTTTCCTCAGAGCCTGTCAAGCGTTTATTTTGAAGTTTTTGCGAGAAACTCGTTTAACTTCAAATACTTGACTCAACACAGTGGCTAGCTTTGCTTCGCTACCGCGTTGGAGTGGTGCGCATTATAGGGAGGCCATCGAGAAGGTCAACCTTTAATTTCAATGATTTGAAATATTGCTGGTGAAGCCGCTTGAGGGCTACCACCTCCCCCACCAATTGCGCACTATATTGCTCACCATCTCCCCCGCCCAAGGATTTCCGCACTTAAATGAACACCCAACCCCGCAGCCTGGCCGCCACCCTCTTCCCGATCGGCCTACTGCTTATCGCCATGGCATCGATTCAGTCCGGCGCCTCCCTGGCCAAAAGCATGTTCCCGATCGTCGGCGCACAAGGCACTACCACCCTGCGCCTGATCTTCGCCAGCATCATCATGCTGCTTATATTGCGCCCGTGGCGGGTACGCATGACCGCCAACACGTTGCGCAATGTGGTCATCTACGGCATGGCACTGGGCGGCATGAACTTCCTCTTCTATATGGCCCTGCAAACGGTACCAATCGGTATCGCCGTCGCCCTGGAATTCACCGGCCCGTTGGCCGTGGCGATCTTCTCCTCGCGCCGAGCGATCGATTTCCTGTGGATTGCCCTGGCCATCGCAGGCCTGCTGCTGTTGCTGCCGGCAGGTCACAGCGGCCAGGCACTCGACCCAGTGGGCGCCGCCTATGCGCTGGGGGCGGGTGTGTGCTGGGCGCTGTACATCCTGTTCGGGCAACGTGCAGGGGCCGAGCACGGCATCCAGAGCGCGGCCCTGGGGGTGGTGGTAGCGGCCCTGTTCGTCGCCCCCATCGGTATCGCCCACGCCGGTAGCGCTCTGCTCACACCTGCCGTGATCCCCATGGCGTTTGCCGTTGCAATACTGTCCACCGCCCTGCCATACAGCCTGGAAATGGTTGCCCTCACGCGGATTCCGGCGCGCACGTTCGGCACCCTGATGAGCATCGAACCGGCATTTGGCGCATTGTCCGGCCTGCTT encodes:
- a CDS encoding MFS transporter, which produces MRGDDNSCANTAKSPPKMPRSIWALGFVSMLMDISSEMIHALLPLYMVSVLGASVIAVGLVEGIAESTASFTKVFSGALSDRLGKRKLLTVLGYGLSALMKPVFPMASGLEWLTAARFVDRVGKGIRGGPRDALVADVTPVELRGAAFGLRQALDTVGAILGPLLAIVLMWLTASHFQTVFWVAVIPAFVAVYILIAFVHEPAAPAMGHPVRSPLALHELRRLGPVYWRLIGLATLFTLARFSEAFLLLRAQNIGLTPLWAPAVLVLMAMAYSLSAYPAGVLSDRVGRRDVLMGGLGLLITADLLLALLPGWVGLAFGVTAWGLHLGFSQGIFSAMIADSAPANLRGTAFGLFNLLTGAALLIASVVAGLLWERAGFQATFLVGAGFAVTTLAGLTLLR
- a CDS encoding ABC transporter ATP-binding protein/permease; its protein translation is MEMNWHQALQESLSWLAIASFITLVSFTAAATLAVRFTRWGSQFWQLAGPYFSFRRSWRPLLVFALLLVLTLFSVRLNVLFSFWYNGFYSALQGLDQAAFWYLLGVFAVLATIHVLRSLFTFYVSQAFSIKWRVWLTERLTHDWMQGDAYYRGQFLAEPVDNPDQRIELDVNAFVTNSVSLALGAVSALVSLVAFTGILWGLSAPLTVAGVEIPRAMVFAVYLYVIIATWVAFRLGRPLIRLNFLNEKLTANFRYALMRLRENAENIAFYQGAQVERGTLLGRFAALIVNVWALVYRNLKFSGFNLGVSQVAVVFPFILQAPRFFSGAIKLGDVMQTSQAFGQVQDSLSFFRESYDAFAQYRATLDRLTGFLDANQQASALPRVTTEDQAHALQITGLQVLRPDGHALIADLDLSLHAGQALLIKGPSGSGKTTLLRALAGLWPYAEGKVRRPTGHQALFLSQRPYLPLGDLRTVIAYPAASNPKDELLMQQALRQVNLAHLAERLDVSCDWSHILSVGEQQRLAFARVLFNRPQVVFLDESTSAMDEGLEHALYALLRSEMPSALLVSVGHRSTLAAFHTHRLEVDGHGGWSLLEQEAVLA
- the rhtA gene encoding threonine/homoserine exporter RhtA; translated protein: MNTQPRSLAATLFPIGLLLIAMASIQSGASLAKSMFPIVGAQGTTTLRLIFASIIMLLILRPWRVRMTANTLRNVVIYGMALGGMNFLFYMALQTVPIGIAVALEFTGPLAVAIFSSRRAIDFLWIALAIAGLLLLLPAGHSGQALDPVGAAYALGAGVCWALYILFGQRAGAEHGIQSAALGVVVAALFVAPIGIAHAGSALLTPAVIPMAFAVAILSTALPYSLEMVALTRIPARTFGTLMSIEPAFGALSGLLFLGEVLTLTQWLAILAIITASVGTTLSMRKAPSPAIAAD